From Acidithiobacillus sp., the proteins below share one genomic window:
- a CDS encoding isoprenylcysteine carboxylmethyltransferase family protein yields the protein MTDSTFLLVTVLSLWISLELCLEYFFRSPPNANKQDGGASKIFNVVILSSVGGWAWMVGSEVRYELHVALYLPRVGCALLMAGLLLRFYAIITLKKHFTVDLAIQPEHRLIRHGPYRMVRHPSYTGALLCFSGLALSVGYWATATIILLPVLLAYLWRIAKEEHILTTAFGIAYQEYRNCTYRLIPGII from the coding sequence ATGACGGACTCGACATTTTTACTGGTGACGGTGTTGTCCTTATGGATATCATTGGAACTGTGTCTGGAATATTTTTTCAGGTCACCGCCGAATGCCAACAAGCAGGACGGTGGGGCCTCAAAAATATTTAATGTGGTGATTCTTTCCAGCGTCGGAGGCTGGGCTTGGATGGTGGGATCTGAGGTTCGCTATGAACTACATGTTGCGCTCTATCTACCGCGCGTGGGTTGTGCGTTGCTGATGGCGGGGTTGCTGTTGCGATTCTATGCGATCATAACCCTGAAAAAACACTTCACCGTGGATCTGGCTATCCAGCCTGAACACCGGTTGATCCGACATGGACCATACCGCATGGTACGCCATCCTTCCTATACGGGCGCGCTGCTGTGTTTTTCCGGCCTGGCATTATCCGTAGGCTACTGGGCGACGGCAACGATTATTCTCCTTCCCGTCCTTTTGGCCTACCTCTGGAGAATCGCCAAAGAGGAACACATTCTGACGACTGCGTTCGGGATCGCCTACCAAGAATACCGCAACTGCACGTACCGGCTCATTCCAGGTATCATTTAG
- the queF gene encoding preQ(1) synthase, which translates to MPSQPSVALERFPNPHPERDYVVHMDLPEFTCLCPLTGQPDFAHFMLDFIPGQHNIELKSLKLYLWSFRDAGAFHEAMTNRIADDLISLINPRYLRLLGRWYVRGGITTDVLIEHRQPDWQNPDLLSQLPTVRWAQHQPGY; encoded by the coding sequence ATGCCCAGTCAACCCAGCGTCGCGTTAGAGCGTTTTCCTAATCCCCACCCTGAGCGCGACTATGTGGTACACATGGATCTGCCCGAATTCACCTGCCTCTGCCCCCTGACCGGGCAACCCGACTTCGCGCACTTTATGCTGGATTTCATTCCGGGTCAGCATAACATCGAGCTGAAATCCCTCAAGCTGTACCTCTGGAGCTTTCGCGACGCGGGCGCCTTTCACGAGGCGATGACCAACCGCATCGCCGACGATCTGATCAGCCTGATCAACCCACGCTATCTGCGCCTGCTGGGACGCTGGTATGTGCGCGGCGGCATCACCACCGATGTGCTCATCGAACATCGCCAACCGGACTGGCAAAATCCGGACCTCCTCAGTCAGTTGCCAACCGTGCGCTGGGCACAACACCAGCCGGGCTACTGA
- a CDS encoding diguanylate cyclase — protein sequence MQIEALLQRLDKGGYPSPSRSTLALTELLQQDNAGIADAAKLIRVDPILTAKIIKIANSAIYGKYRRIMGIEEALMRIGLKMVVPLALGLTLASKTFSTPPNFDLRRFWAGSLLRAIAMHALAARTDEWPAADVFTVGLLCEIGSLFMACSAPAETAALASQNLPVAALLDQEKAHFGFDHRQLSAALLRHWRVPENIVLALESQRNIADATSSAERTGRLHTLRAIVEDGRNIASWVLTGAPAQSMTLLQSAARSWWFPDAQFERMISEIIAEWEEIADIFDQTVSPDLVQKLEALRETLITGRLNPQPSVPGPILLVANQTGDLDLLQQTLKPEGYNVIRADSADDAIVLLYQKAPCIIILDWDMPGITGAELCVRWRREFGPRIYLLVLADTHHGDCSAEAIEAGANDIISKPPSGNMLVAKLAIAAQMVTFMARLENSCTDLTHQNHSLQALASKDVLTGLANRRGAQEFLSENWRHAIRHQHPLSCIMLDIDYFKQVNDEHGHDVGDRVLRALGGLLLKNSRSGDLIARVGGEEFLILCPQSDELKASLYAERLCQEAAQMQGDFPLITLSAGVAQMQPDMDNPDALLRAADQALLLAKRRGRSQIIIASTQRNPR from the coding sequence ATGCAGATTGAGGCACTACTACAGCGGCTTGATAAAGGTGGATATCCTTCACCATCGCGGAGCACTCTGGCGCTCACAGAGCTTTTACAGCAAGATAATGCCGGAATTGCCGATGCCGCAAAGCTGATACGCGTCGATCCTATTCTTACGGCCAAAATCATTAAAATTGCCAACTCAGCCATATATGGCAAATATCGGCGCATCATGGGCATTGAAGAAGCACTCATGCGCATCGGTCTTAAGATGGTAGTACCGCTCGCACTCGGGCTCACACTGGCCAGCAAAACATTTTCTACACCGCCCAATTTTGATTTGCGCAGATTCTGGGCAGGCAGTCTGCTGCGCGCTATCGCCATGCACGCATTGGCTGCCCGTACTGACGAATGGCCTGCCGCAGATGTGTTTACGGTCGGCCTGCTCTGCGAAATCGGCAGCCTATTCATGGCCTGTTCCGCTCCGGCCGAGACTGCGGCGCTGGCATCCCAGAATCTGCCCGTTGCCGCGTTGTTGGATCAGGAAAAGGCACACTTTGGATTTGACCACCGCCAGCTCAGCGCCGCTCTGCTGCGCCACTGGCGCGTCCCGGAAAATATCGTGTTGGCATTGGAGTCCCAGCGAAATATTGCGGATGCAACGAGTAGCGCAGAGCGCACAGGCCGTTTGCATACTCTGCGGGCCATCGTCGAGGACGGCCGGAATATTGCCAGTTGGGTGCTCACAGGTGCTCCCGCCCAATCCATGACGCTGCTTCAAAGTGCCGCAAGAAGCTGGTGGTTTCCTGACGCGCAATTCGAAAGAATGATCAGTGAAATTATTGCCGAATGGGAGGAGATAGCTGATATTTTTGATCAAACCGTCTCTCCCGATTTAGTCCAAAAGCTGGAAGCTTTACGCGAAACACTGATCACCGGTCGACTAAATCCCCAGCCTTCCGTTCCCGGTCCTATATTGCTGGTGGCCAATCAGACCGGAGACCTGGATCTGTTGCAGCAAACACTGAAACCTGAAGGGTACAACGTCATCCGAGCTGACAGTGCCGATGATGCGATTGTTTTGCTATATCAAAAGGCACCGTGCATTATTATTCTAGATTGGGATATGCCAGGAATAACGGGCGCCGAACTCTGCGTGAGATGGCGAAGAGAATTTGGACCCCGCATATACCTGTTGGTTCTTGCCGACACACACCATGGTGATTGTAGCGCTGAGGCCATAGAAGCTGGTGCCAATGACATTATCAGCAAGCCACCTTCTGGCAATATGCTTGTTGCCAAGCTGGCTATTGCTGCACAAATGGTCACTTTTATGGCACGGCTAGAGAATTCCTGCACAGATCTCACGCACCAAAATCACTCCCTACAAGCCCTTGCGAGCAAAGACGTGCTCACTGGGCTTGCTAATCGACGCGGTGCCCAAGAGTTTCTCAGTGAAAACTGGCGACATGCCATACGCCATCAACATCCGTTAAGCTGTATTATGCTGGACATTGACTATTTCAAACAGGTCAATGATGAGCACGGTCATGATGTGGGTGATCGTGTATTACGAGCATTAGGCGGCCTGCTCCTGAAAAATTCTCGGAGCGGTGATCTGATCGCCCGTGTGGGCGGCGAAGAATTTCTCATTCTTTGCCCGCAAAGTGATGAGTTGAAAGCTTCCTTGTACGCTGAACGACTGTGCCAGGAGGCCGCTCAGATGCAAGGCGATTTCCCGCTCATCACGCTCAGCGCAGGGGTAGCGCAAATGCAACCGGACATGGACAATCCAGACGCACTGCTGCGTGCTGCGGATCAGGCGCTCCTTCTTGCAAAACGACGGGGAAGAAGTCAGATAATAATCGCCTCCACACAGCGTAACCCGCGCTGA
- a CDS encoding hemerythrin domain-containing protein: protein MQTQQAISSAPTSPARNVIDVRGMSYAVAQPLVYAATTRLAVGQHVQVLADTDPSAMMRAVAFQLRDAISWRFETDGKLWRIDVQPRAEAEAKDVVDLLTWDHYRLDRLFADVLAAANENRIVDAEAIFKDYWIGLRRHVHLENNVLGPTLGGGAEKGPLADMLFEHDSIIVQSRLLEETLLEKDYGILPALCAVLSGSLAKHENREETTLFPIWQTTDNSDRGRAAEFLARAKELLAGAEDQQVDKTFS from the coding sequence ATGCAAACTCAGCAAGCTATATCTTCCGCACCCACAAGCCCTGCCCGGAACGTCATCGACGTGCGTGGCATGTCCTATGCGGTGGCCCAACCTCTGGTCTACGCCGCCACGACCCGGCTGGCGGTCGGTCAGCATGTGCAGGTGTTGGCGGACACCGACCCCAGTGCTATGATGCGGGCGGTGGCCTTTCAGTTGCGCGATGCCATCTCCTGGCGTTTTGAGACCGACGGCAAACTCTGGCGGATAGATGTACAACCCCGCGCCGAAGCAGAAGCCAAGGACGTGGTGGACCTGCTAACTTGGGACCACTACCGCCTGGATCGCTTGTTTGCGGACGTGTTAGCCGCAGCCAACGAAAATCGGATCGTGGATGCCGAAGCCATCTTTAAGGATTACTGGATCGGTCTCCGCCGCCACGTCCACTTGGAGAACAATGTCCTCGGGCCGACCTTGGGTGGCGGCGCGGAAAAAGGCCCTCTTGCCGACATGCTCTTTGAGCATGATAGCATCATCGTCCAATCTCGATTGTTGGAAGAAACGCTGCTGGAGAAGGACTATGGCATCTTGCCGGCCCTCTGTGCGGTACTTTCCGGCTCACTCGCCAAGCACGAAAACCGCGAAGAAACCACGCTCTTCCCCATTTGGCAAACCACCGACAACAGCGATCGGGGCCGCGCTGCCGAGTTTCTGGCCCGCGCCAAAGAGTTGCTGGCGGGCGCAGAGGACCAGCAGGTTGACAAGACTTTTTCCTAA
- the pstS gene encoding phosphate ABC transporter substrate-binding protein PstS, which produces MLYHLKKEVSRSVKGAVILSALGLSALCALPASAAPTISLLETGSTLLYPLFNLWVPVYTKMNPGVQITTQGTGSGTGIAEAISGVAQIGASDAYMSDAQIKQHPNILNIPLAISIQMINYNVPGLNNVHLKLSGPVLAGIYSGKITNWNDAAIAKLNPGVKLPNHKIIPVHRTDGSGDTFIFTTYLSDTTPAWSNSVGYSTTVSWPAVPGGIGAEGNPGMVQALKTTPYGIAYIGISWKKPVEEAHLGMAMLENRAGKFVLPTVANAKAAAGEMVNKTPADERISLVYAPGTNSYPIINYEYAIVSKTQPNAEVAAGMRKFLNWAIDPKGGNAPHFITAVNFVPLPGSAAELSRKQIAEIK; this is translated from the coding sequence ATGCTGTATCACTTGAAGAAAGAAGTGTCGCGTAGTGTCAAAGGCGCTGTAATTCTATCCGCGCTGGGCCTTTCCGCCCTGTGCGCCCTGCCCGCGTCGGCGGCTCCGACCATCTCGCTGCTGGAAACCGGCTCCACGCTGCTGTACCCGCTTTTCAATCTGTGGGTTCCTGTATACACCAAGATGAATCCGGGTGTTCAGATCACCACCCAGGGCACGGGCAGCGGTACCGGCATCGCTGAGGCAATCTCCGGTGTGGCCCAGATCGGCGCTTCTGACGCCTACATGAGCGATGCGCAGATCAAGCAGCATCCCAATATCCTGAACATCCCGCTGGCCATCTCCATTCAGATGATCAATTACAATGTTCCCGGCCTGAACAATGTGCATCTGAAGCTGTCCGGTCCGGTGCTCGCGGGCATCTATTCCGGCAAAATCACTAACTGGAACGACGCGGCCATTGCCAAGCTGAATCCCGGTGTGAAGCTCCCCAACCACAAGATTATTCCGGTGCATCGTACCGATGGTTCCGGCGACACCTTCATTTTTACCACCTATCTGTCTGATACGACCCCTGCATGGAGCAATAGCGTGGGTTACAGCACGACGGTGAGCTGGCCGGCGGTTCCCGGTGGCATCGGTGCGGAAGGCAACCCCGGTATGGTACAGGCCCTGAAGACGACACCTTACGGCATCGCCTATATCGGCATCAGTTGGAAGAAGCCGGTGGAAGAGGCCCATCTGGGGATGGCCATGCTGGAAAACCGCGCCGGCAAGTTTGTGCTGCCGACGGTGGCGAATGCCAAGGCCGCAGCGGGTGAAATGGTCAACAAGACCCCGGCCGACGAGCGGATCAGCCTGGTCTATGCGCCGGGTACTAATTCTTACCCTATCATCAACTACGAGTACGCAATCGTTAGCAAGACCCAGCCCAATGCTGAAGTTGCCGCTGGCATGCGCAAGTTCCTGAACTGGGCTATTGATCCGAAGGGTGGTAATGCGCCACACTTCATCACTGCGGTGAATTTTGTGCCGCTACCAGGTAGTGCTGCGGAGCTTTCCCGCAAACAGATCGCGGAAATCAAGTAA
- the pstC gene encoding phosphate ABC transporter permease subunit PstC, with protein MKIPVFRAGLIATASFLPLSLIALIAFLAVYSWPAIQFNQFQFLWTNDWNLGNLYGNPMTVHGAQIMPGAKYGIWFLVVGTVVSSALAMLMAMPIAIGAAYFLSEGVRKSWAGPLSLFVDLLAAIPSVVYGLWGYALLVPLFGQTIFPFMAKTFSFIPFLNGDPGSGYGLLTSAFVLAVMIIPLISATLRESIRMTVPELKEAGLSLGLNRLEVFWHITLPKLKTVLIGVGILALGRALGETMAVLMVSGNALNYLPNNIYAPISTMAAFIASQLDSALQDPTNMAVEALSEIALVLLLITVVVNFAARLLLWMARVR; from the coding sequence ATGAAAATTCCTGTGTTCAGGGCAGGATTGATCGCCACAGCCAGTTTTTTACCACTTTCATTAATTGCACTGATCGCTTTTTTGGCGGTTTATTCCTGGCCCGCCATTCAGTTTAATCAATTTCAATTCCTGTGGACCAACGACTGGAATTTGGGGAATCTTTACGGTAACCCGATGACAGTACACGGCGCACAGATTATGCCAGGGGCCAAGTACGGCATTTGGTTTTTGGTCGTCGGTACTGTGGTCAGTTCGGCACTGGCCATGTTGATGGCGATGCCCATTGCCATTGGCGCGGCATACTTCTTGAGTGAAGGAGTGCGTAAATCCTGGGCCGGTCCCTTATCTCTTTTCGTGGACTTGCTGGCGGCCATTCCCAGCGTCGTTTACGGATTGTGGGGATATGCGCTGCTGGTACCACTGTTTGGGCAGACGATTTTTCCCTTCATGGCTAAGACGTTTTCTTTTATCCCTTTCCTGAATGGTGATCCAGGCAGCGGTTATGGGCTGCTCACCTCGGCTTTTGTACTGGCGGTGATGATCATTCCTTTGATTTCTGCCACCCTGCGCGAGTCCATCCGGATGACCGTGCCCGAATTGAAGGAGGCTGGCCTGAGCCTGGGTTTAAATCGCCTGGAGGTATTCTGGCATATTACCTTGCCTAAACTGAAGACGGTATTGATCGGCGTGGGTATTCTCGCCTTGGGTCGGGCCTTGGGAGAAACTATGGCTGTTCTCATGGTCAGTGGTAATGCCCTGAATTATCTGCCTAATAACATTTACGCGCCGATCTCCACCATGGCCGCATTTATTGCCTCGCAACTGGACAGCGCGCTGCAGGATCCGACGAATATGGCCGTGGAGGCCCTTTCTGAAATCGCTCTCGTGCTGCTGCTCATTACAGTGGTGGTGAATTTTGCGGCGCGTTTACTGTTATGGATGGCGAGGGTGCGCTGA
- the pstA gene encoding phosphate ABC transporter permease PstA: protein MASKAIERNIGVRASAKSFKVSLSRRVMTAFAWMFVVFSFLFVAAMFVSIIGDVLIHAWPALTPKLLTDITNGIGGGLKNAIEGTMVMSVGALLLAAPIGIASGIYLSEHGHGGAGKMLRFLSDVLVGIPSIVLGYVGYITMVIYLGWQFSVAAGIITLTVMLLPYIARSTELALTNIPLAVREAGYGLGAGEGRVVLRILLPGAAPAILTGLFYAVALSMGETAPLLYTAGWSNYMWNGQFTKEPIGYLTYVVWTFINEPFAESHMLAFAAAFLITAGVLILILIGRWLLVRGQRRMGAYQG, encoded by the coding sequence ATGGCGAGCAAGGCGATTGAGCGCAACATCGGCGTCAGAGCAAGCGCGAAAAGCTTCAAAGTGTCTTTATCACGACGCGTGATGACAGCATTTGCCTGGATGTTCGTCGTATTTTCATTTCTTTTTGTCGCGGCGATGTTCGTTTCCATTATCGGAGACGTGCTCATTCACGCATGGCCGGCGCTGACCCCAAAATTGTTAACGGATATTACCAACGGTATTGGTGGTGGTCTTAAAAACGCTATCGAGGGAACCATGGTCATGTCTGTCGGAGCGTTGCTCCTGGCGGCGCCGATCGGCATTGCCTCCGGCATATATTTGAGTGAGCATGGCCATGGCGGCGCCGGAAAAATGCTGCGCTTTCTTTCGGACGTGTTGGTTGGTATACCATCCATCGTACTGGGCTATGTCGGCTACATCACCATGGTTATTTATCTGGGTTGGCAGTTCTCTGTGGCGGCGGGCATCATCACCCTGACCGTCATGTTGCTACCCTACATTGCCCGCTCCACGGAGTTGGCGCTCACCAATATTCCTCTGGCGGTGCGCGAAGCCGGTTATGGGCTGGGCGCAGGGGAGGGGCGCGTCGTGCTGCGCATTCTGTTGCCTGGGGCCGCGCCGGCGATTTTGACGGGGCTTTTCTACGCAGTCGCTCTGTCCATGGGAGAAACCGCTCCTCTGTTATATACAGCGGGTTGGTCCAATTACATGTGGAATGGCCAGTTTACCAAAGAACCGATCGGTTATCTGACTTACGTCGTCTGGACCTTCATCAACGAACCCTTTGCGGAATCCCACATGCTTGCATTTGCGGCGGCTTTCCTGATTACCGCAGGCGTGTTGATCCTGATTTTGATCGGTCGCTGGTTACTAGTACGCGGACAACGCCGTATGGGTGCCTATCAGGGGTAA
- a CDS encoding DsrE family protein, protein MSEAADLVIILITGPENPKRLPSAFFLAATAAAAEQKVVMYFTGPATELLAKGKAETIFPMAGGKSVADFMKLAEDNGVQIIGCLQSLELNGMTKDDLAKPIPMMNPSAALPSLAAAGRILTW, encoded by the coding sequence ATGTCTGAAGCAGCTGATCTCGTTATTATCCTTATTACTGGTCCGGAGAATCCCAAGCGTCTGCCTTCTGCCTTTTTTCTCGCTGCCACGGCTGCCGCAGCGGAGCAAAAAGTGGTGATGTATTTTACTGGCCCAGCCACGGAATTGCTGGCTAAGGGTAAGGCCGAGACCATATTTCCCATGGCCGGTGGCAAGAGCGTTGCTGATTTCATGAAACTGGCTGAGGACAACGGCGTGCAGATTATCGGTTGTCTGCAATCGCTGGAACTCAACGGCATGACCAAAGATGACCTGGCCAAACCCATTCCTATGATGAATCCGAGCGCTGCTTTACCGTCTCTGGCCGCCGCCGGACGGATTCTGACTTGGTAG
- the smc gene encoding chromosome segregation protein SMC yields the protein MRLSAIVLQGFKSFRENTRIQFDANPVVIVGPNGCGKSNTVDALRWVLGESSARQLRGGTLSDVISNGGGSRPAASVATVELRFDNSDRAAPGAFADVAEISVKRSLDRKGDGHYRINGARCRRRDVGDLFLGTGLGGNAYAIVEQGTIGRVIEARPDDLRAILEEAGGISRYKERRRETTQRIAETREHLQRLHDIHGELDGQWQRLQRQAQAAQKLRTLRVEERQWQWWGVAFRVDVLETERQQTLARRAALQATYQHEEEHLVAASQLLDQLRAEERRGQDAIAAAQGELYEAQARQSDVEHRLREQQAAIQRCLSGLNQQRAQQQKIQSEQARQAETESQRQQRLQTLTVRQHALTGEDERARRGRQEAERELEQQDHERQQQQQALAELRRKRDVTTAQICELEPRLKDVERRLQQQSAEMPSERPALEALEAHCQSGEMSLREAATALQGQRDALETAQVQAAALRAPRDGAQARMQECGARQKALESLLQRLQKPAVKSDMTSTRLVDQIRVLPGWERAVEVALRGRLHASVMEGGSTVTQGSILWKSAALPPDLPPDTLVQALERPATLSRGLSDWLWGLRMAPDLAFALSQREQLQAGEAWITPQGILVHRSGMEYPEHEDGASLLQCRRELVENSERFRQAQAEAAATHAALTAAEQRARAIQELVRTADSRWQILNRQNAEERESLARLRSRVEAEDRQRAERVAESQRLNDERTALETRLQGLHQDFANDESGWRDLEQVVQNAQRASDGLRRRVGELRAAYGRLRDERQALEVQQQRLRAESEAAIARAVDLQQQGNQLAMTAAQGDEELACLQAGLLAMETALEVVVRLRAERNAQLLALQSAAQTAGQQIHQQESQRHHLEEQLRGLQKSGAAADQQLAGLQARLEELQQRAAVLAPDMGEDPGPCPDVIRCEENIARIGAAIVRLGNVNLAAEEELQELEDRRGNLLTQVEDVEAALRSLEEAMTAMDQETTTRFRDTLDKVNQALQELFAILFGGGQAQLSPVGEDLLDAGLVLRAQPPGKRNASLQQLSGGEKALTAIALVFALFRLNPAPFCVLDEVDAPLDDANVGRFCHLVQEMAAQTQFLIVTHRSLTMQVAEQLVGVTMTEPGISRVVRVEVADTLAQAALREETAP from the coding sequence ATGCGCCTCTCGGCCATCGTCCTCCAGGGCTTTAAATCCTTTCGCGAAAACACGCGCATTCAGTTCGACGCCAATCCCGTGGTGATTGTCGGTCCCAATGGTTGCGGCAAATCCAACACGGTTGACGCTCTGCGCTGGGTGCTCGGTGAATCTTCGGCGCGCCAACTGCGCGGCGGCACCCTGAGCGATGTGATTTCCAATGGCGGCGGCAGTCGACCGGCCGCGTCGGTGGCGACGGTCGAGTTGCGCTTTGATAACAGCGATAGGGCGGCTCCCGGCGCCTTTGCCGACGTGGCTGAAATCAGCGTCAAACGCAGTCTGGACCGCAAGGGCGACGGCCATTACCGGATTAACGGTGCCCGCTGTCGGCGGCGCGATGTGGGCGACTTGTTTCTCGGCACCGGACTTGGCGGCAATGCCTACGCTATCGTTGAGCAGGGGACTATCGGGCGGGTTATTGAAGCGCGCCCGGACGATTTGCGCGCCATTCTGGAAGAGGCGGGTGGCATCAGTCGTTACAAGGAGCGGCGGCGGGAGACCACACAACGCATTGCCGAAACGCGGGAACATCTACAGCGTTTGCATGACATTCACGGTGAGCTGGACGGTCAGTGGCAACGCTTGCAGCGGCAGGCCCAGGCGGCGCAAAAGTTGCGCACCCTACGGGTGGAGGAGCGTCAATGGCAGTGGTGGGGTGTGGCCTTTCGCGTGGATGTTCTCGAAACGGAGCGCCAACAGACCCTAGCACGGCGCGCCGCGCTGCAAGCAACCTATCAGCACGAAGAGGAGCATCTTGTTGCCGCATCGCAGCTTTTGGATCAACTGCGTGCGGAGGAGCGCCGGGGCCAGGACGCCATCGCCGCCGCCCAAGGTGAGCTCTATGAGGCGCAGGCCCGGCAAAGCGATGTGGAACATCGGCTTCGGGAACAACAGGCGGCGATCCAACGCTGCCTGAGTGGATTGAATCAGCAGCGGGCACAGCAGCAAAAAATCCAGTCTGAACAAGCACGCCAGGCGGAGACTGAAAGCCAGCGGCAGCAGCGTTTGCAGACGTTAACCGTTCGCCAGCACGCATTGACCGGAGAGGATGAGCGCGCCCGGCGCGGACGGCAGGAAGCGGAGCGCGAGCTCGAACAGCAGGATCATGAACGTCAGCAACAGCAGCAGGCTTTGGCGGAACTGCGCCGCAAAAGGGACGTGACGACGGCGCAAATTTGTGAGCTGGAGCCGCGCCTGAAGGATGTTGAACGGCGTTTGCAACAGCAGTCCGCGGAAATGCCCTCGGAGCGCCCCGCTTTGGAAGCGCTGGAAGCACATTGCCAATCCGGGGAAATGTCGTTAAGAGAGGCCGCAACGGCGCTTCAGGGGCAACGCGATGCGTTGGAAACGGCCCAGGTCCAGGCCGCGGCTTTGCGTGCACCGCGCGACGGCGCGCAGGCTAGGATGCAGGAGTGCGGGGCCCGGCAAAAGGCGCTGGAGAGTCTGCTGCAAAGGCTGCAAAAACCGGCTGTGAAAAGTGACATGACAAGCACCCGACTGGTGGACCAGATACGGGTACTGCCCGGCTGGGAACGCGCGGTGGAGGTGGCGTTGCGTGGTCGCCTGCACGCCTCGGTGATGGAGGGCGGCAGTACGGTCACTCAGGGCAGCATATTGTGGAAGAGCGCGGCGTTACCACCTGATCTACCGCCGGATACGTTGGTACAGGCGTTGGAAAGGCCCGCGACCCTGAGCCGAGGACTGAGTGATTGGCTGTGGGGGCTGCGCATGGCTCCGGATCTGGCCTTTGCCCTCAGTCAGCGTGAGCAATTGCAGGCGGGAGAGGCCTGGATTACGCCACAGGGTATATTGGTGCATCGCTCGGGGATGGAATATCCAGAGCATGAAGATGGCGCCAGTCTGCTGCAATGTCGCCGCGAGCTGGTGGAAAATAGCGAACGTTTTCGTCAGGCACAGGCCGAGGCCGCTGCCACCCATGCGGCATTGACGGCTGCCGAACAACGGGCGCGGGCCATACAGGAGCTGGTGCGAACGGCCGATAGCCGCTGGCAAATCTTGAATCGGCAAAACGCCGAAGAGCGGGAATCCCTCGCCCGTCTGCGCAGCCGGGTGGAGGCGGAAGACCGACAACGGGCAGAACGCGTCGCTGAGTCCCAGCGACTCAACGACGAACGGACAGCGTTGGAGACCCGCCTGCAAGGACTGCATCAGGATTTTGCTAACGATGAAAGCGGCTGGCGAGATTTGGAGCAGGTGGTACAAAACGCGCAGCGGGCAAGCGATGGGCTACGGCGTCGGGTAGGAGAGTTGCGCGCAGCTTATGGTCGCTTGCGAGACGAACGCCAAGCACTTGAAGTCCAGCAACAGCGTTTGCGGGCTGAGTCAGAGGCCGCCATTGCCCGTGCCGTAGACCTGCAACAGCAAGGGAATCAGCTTGCCATGACGGCGGCTCAGGGAGACGAGGAACTCGCCTGCCTGCAAGCGGGGCTGCTGGCAATGGAAACGGCACTGGAGGTCGTAGTGCGTTTGCGGGCTGAGCGTAATGCCCAACTGTTGGCCTTGCAGAGCGCAGCGCAGACCGCAGGGCAGCAGATTCACCAACAGGAAAGCCAGCGCCACCATTTGGAGGAACAGTTGCGCGGCCTGCAAAAGTCCGGGGCCGCCGCCGATCAGCAACTCGCAGGTCTGCAGGCGCGACTGGAAGAATTGCAGCAACGCGCCGCGGTGCTTGCGCCGGATATGGGGGAAGACCCCGGACCCTGCCCAGACGTGATCCGTTGTGAAGAAAACATTGCCCGGATCGGCGCGGCCATCGTCCGTCTCGGCAATGTGAATCTCGCCGCCGAAGAAGAGTTGCAGGAGCTGGAAGATCGGCGCGGCAACCTGCTTACGCAGGTCGAAGACGTGGAAGCGGCCCTGCGCAGCCTGGAAGAGGCGATGACAGCCATGGATCAGGAGACGACCACGCGCTTTCGGGACACCCTCGACAAGGTCAACCAAGCCTTGCAGGAACTTTTCGCCATTCTCTTTGGTGGTGGGCAGGCGCAACTGAGCCCGGTGGGCGAAGACCTGCTGGATGCGGGACTGGTCCTGCGTGCGCAACCGCCGGGCAAACGCAACGCCAGTCTGCAGCAGCTCTCCGGTGGCGAGAAGGCGCTCACTGCCATTGCGTTGGTATTTGCCTTGTTCCGCCTGAATCCTGCGCCTTTCTGCGTGCTCGACGAGGTGGATGCACCGTTGGACGATGCCAATGTCGGACGTTTTTGCCATCTGGTGCAGGAAATGGCGGCACAGACCCAGTTTTTGATTGTGACCCATCGCAGTCTGACCATGCAGGTCGCCGAGCAACTGGTGGGCGTCACCATGACGGAGCCGGGCATCTCCCGCGTGGTGCGAGTAGAAGTGGCGGACACCTTGGCGCAGGCAGCGCTCCGTGAGGAAACGGCGCCTTAA